A region of the Nitrospinaceae bacterium genome:
GAGAGGATGTATTTTCTCCCCTTGTCGGAATACATGGCTTTCATAATCTTGTAGATGAGCCCCGCCGAAACGTTCTTGTTGGCGATCATGACCGTGCCGGTGCCAAACGTCGGGGTATCGACTTTGACGTTGGGATAAACGCCGGCGGGAATAACTGTCGGGCCGTAATACGGGAATTTTTTATAAAATCCCGATTTCCGCGCGGGGGCGTCCATGTTGATAAAGCGGATCTTCATCATGGTGGCCGTATCGCGGATCATCGCGTTGCCCAGACCGGGGTGCCAGTTGTAGCCGATAATTTTTCCGTTCCGCATCGCTTCGGGGCTTTTACGACCAAGATAGACTGCCTTGAACTTGCCCCATAATCCCAGATGCTTGACGAGGTTGGTCAGATTTTTCGCCGAACCCGAGCCGGGCCCACCCATCGAAAGGGTTTTCCCCTTCAGATCATAAATCGTCTTTACCGAACTTTTCGCCGGCACGAGCAGATGGCCCACGGAGCCGAAAAGATAGGTCATGGTCCGGAGGTTTTTCTGGGCCTTTTTATAATGGGCCTTCCCCCGGGAGCCGAGAAACGTTTCGCTCGAAAAGGTGAGCGCAAGCTCTACCGCGCCCGAATTCACAGAACGAACGTTCTCGGAGGCGCCCGTCGAGGACTCCGAGGAGACCTGAATTCCACTCAATTCCTTCGTCAAATAGACCGCGTAGGCACTGGTCCACCTGTTATAGGCACCACGAATTTGCCCACCTTTCATCGTAATTCGCTTCTGGGCGGTAGCCGTTTCCACAGAAAAACCAACGAAACCCGACACGACGAACAATGCAGTAGCTACTAGACATGTTAACCTGCTTCTCTTTTTCATCGCCTTCTCCTCCCGTGAAAAATTCTTAACTGTCAGATGTGAAACAAAAAAAGCTTTTTATCATCGAGCATTGAAAAATCGCTTTTGAGTATGGTCGTTGTCGAATTTTCCATTAAGCGCATCGAGAAGCCAATCTGCCACAGCAAGATAAAAATCTGGTAGTCGGGAACCCAGTGTATGCGTCTCATTTTCATACACCCAGAGCTCTTTAGGACACTTGAGTAAATCAAAAAGCTGCTCAGCATCTTCAAGAGGACATAACTCATCAAACTCCCCCATCGCGAGGAGCATCGGACAGTCTATTTTTTCTGCGATTGGCTCTAGTGTCATCTGCTCCAACATCACGTCAAACTCATCCTCGTCGTGAATGTCGGACATATACATATAGTTTGTCCGGTAAGCTGGTTTGCCGAGATTAAAAATCGTATCTTTTTGAAGGTAAACACCCATAGCACCGACGCATGCCTTGAGGCGATCATCATGCGCAGCAACACGGGGGCCCCAATAGCTTCCCATGCTCCAACCGTAGAGACCAACCCTAGATGCATCCACCTCGGGGCGACCTTCAAGATAATCGATCGCCGCAGAACCTGCCCGTTCAAAATTATCTAGCGTCACCCAATTTTCCCTCACATTACTCTCGCCCTGGCCAGGACCATCGATGCTTAGAGTCGCTATACCTCGGCGGCGGAAATGATTGTGATAAGGACTAGGCATATACTCCTTGATGGTATCCATACCAGGGACCACCAAAACACAGGGAGCATTTTCAACCCCCGGAACTGTCTGTAGTATCCCAGGGATACTTTTACCGCTTTCAAACGGTATTTCCACCCGCTCGACAGGCGCCTCTTCAAACAACTCGATGAATTTTTCATAACACGCGATCATCTTGGCGTAGAGTTCTTGCTTGCGAGGGCTGTTCGTATGAATCGTACCGCATGCGGGTCCATAGTATAGAGCGGCACGATAGTACAACTCTGCCGCGCTCTCACGGTGTCCAGCCTCCTCAGCTTCACGGGCAAATCCCTCTTCTTGGGCCGCCGTTCTTGCCCACTCCTTAACCACAGCACCCGGCACCTTAATTCGCTCGGTAGTGCGTTTCACATCGGCGGGACGGAAACCCCACTCCACAAACATCGTTGAGCGAAAAGCATAAACGTCATGAACCTTATAGAATTCCTCGGAGATCCATTTATGACTTAACCGGCTACGATCCGACATGAGTTCCTCCATCACATGCAATGAGGCATAACTTCTTTGGCAAACAGTTCGAGTGACTCGTCAAAATCTTGCGACGGCGGATCAATCATGATGCTTTTTACCCCAAAGCTTTCAATTTCCTTGATTCGCTTTACGCAATCCTCGGGAGTTCCTGTAATTGTGAACCGGTCTAGAATGTAATCCGTAATGAGCGGCACATGTTTGGGGTGGCGCCAGTTGCTCACATCAAAATTATCGAGAAGATTTTGAATTTCAGGCTGATACTCTTCGGGCACCGAATCAAGTGTCATCCTGAAATTATGATGTGCCCGGTTAGCGACACGAGATCTGACTTTTTCTCTTGCGGCATGGCCGTCCCGATCCACAGAGACAACAGCTCCAAAGATAATATCCATCGCACCTAGATTATCCTGTCTTTCCGCAATTCCATCATTCAGGTGCCTCAACACCCATTCGACAGTTTCTTTATAAACACCGGAGCCGACAATTACACCGTCAGCGATTTCGCCGGACATCTTCAGTGTCTTTGGTCCCTCCGCTGAGGTGTAGATGGGAATATCGCGCTTGCTCCAGATATTGACGTTAACACCCTCCTCGTATTCAACCACCTCACCTCTGACCAAACTTCTAATCCTGTGTATCGATGTGCGCATGGTCGCAAGGCGAGCCATCTTTCTACCCAACGTGTATACGGGAGTGTCGCCGGAACCGATGCCGAAAAGAACTCGCCCTCCTGACAATTCGTCTAAGGTAGCAATGGTGCTGGCGGCAACGGAATCATCGTGGAGCACAGGGTTAGTAACACCGGGACCAATTTTGACCGTCGATGTATTCTGGATGGCAACAGCTAGAGCAACATTATGATCCCTGCAAGTCAGATGACTTTCTGCCACCCACACCTGCTCAAAACCACTCTCCTCCGCAAGTTTGGCCCGTTTTGCAAGGGCACCGATATCGTCCGGAACAAGATGAAGACTAAAAGCAACTCCCATTTCAAGATCTCCTATACACAAAAAATTACCGACACTATCGATACATTTCGCAAGACAAAGAAATTCAGGAAATCTAGAGCCTTATGTATCGCTTCATGTCTCGGAACAAAAATTTAAAAATTTCTTTTCCATATCCTAACTTGCAAACCTCCGAGTATCAAAAGACCTGGCAATAGCTGGCAATTATTCAATATGCTAATCTAATTTTCATAAATGAATTCCAGGCGCACCTCCAATATCTATGGCTATGTTCTAGGCTTGTGAAATACAGATAGATAGAGACTTTTAAGTTGACCGTAGGAGGACTTCAATGCGTGTTGGGTTGCACTTTGGTCCCTTGCAGGATTTTCCACCAATCGGAAAAATCCTCGAAATGGTACAAAAAGCCGAAAATTTAGGCTTTGACCCCATATTATTCGCCGACAGCGTATCCCTCTCCCGATTTCATGTGCATGACCCATACACTACCCTTGCTCTCGCCGCACAGGCGACCAGCACCGCAATTATTGGCACTTGTGTGACTAACCCACTCACACGTCATCTCTCGGTAACGGCTAATGCAGCAGGCTCTATAGATGACATTTCTGGTGGTCGAATGCTACTCGGCATCGGCACAGGGGACACCGCAGTTCATCTCATCGGGAAAAAAGCGGTCAGGTTGAATACGATGCGGGAGTCATTAATTGTGTTAAAAAATCTACTTTCGGGCACCCCTATAGATTTCGAAAGTCAGGTTCTTACCTCAAATTGGAACAAGTCTGATCTTCCCATCTATCTCGCCGCCGGCGGCCCGAAAACTCTTGCATTGGGTGGAGAACTTGCCGACGGCCTCATTACACTAGCCGGACTAGCTCCCGAGACTATAGAGTGGGTGCGTAGTTGTGTTACCAAGGGAGAAACCATTGCAGGAAAATCGGCAGGCTGCGTTCCTGTTTGGATAGACGGGCTTCTTAGCTTCGGTGATGACCGCGAAAAAATCCGTAACGCTATCAAGCCGCGCATAACCTCATTCGCGAATCAAAATTTCCGTGTTTCCTACCACGCCGTGCCAGAAAATCACCTTTCCGAAGTTAAGACATTCAGAGAAAATTACGATGAAACTGATTTGGGGCCCACCACAAAAAACGCCAAATACGTAACCGATTACATGATCGACCGATTTGGTATTGTGGGTACAGTTTCCGATATCATTGAACGTTTTGAGGCGCTGAAGGAAATAAATGTTGAAACTTTTCTCGTGGCAATGCCTTTTAGTTTAGACGAGCGCATTGCGATAATCGAAATGCTCGGGCGAGAAGTACTCCCGCGCGTGTTATAATGGATCACAATTCTTATCTCTATACATAAAGGAGTATTGCCATGACACGTATGAATGGCGGTCAAATAATCACTGACTATCTCATCCAGGAAGGCACAACGGATCTATTCGGCCTTTGCGGACACGGAAATATTAGTTTTATCGATGCACTCTATGAGCGCTCCGATGAGATCAATACCTACTCGGTTAGGCATGAGTCCGTCTCGGGATTCATGGCAGATGTTTACTATCGAGTAGCCGGAAAACCCGCTGCCACCTTCACGTCTTGCGGCCCGGGCTCGGCCAACATGCCCATCAGCCTGGCAAACGCCTTTTTCGATTCGGTCCCGTTTCTCGCCATTACCGGAAACGTCCCCACCGATCAATTCAACCGGGGCGCTTTTCAGGAAGCATATCGCCACTATCAGGCGGATTTTCCCTCAGCAGTCAAGCCCTTTTGCAAACGCGTTTACCAACCCACACGTGCCGAACAAGTCCCCTTATTCACTCGTCAGGCTTGGAAAACTATGGTCACCGGTCGACCGGGCCCCGTCGTGCTTGACGTCCCATTCGACATTTTCAAGGAAGAGGCTGATGTCGACATGCCCCAGGCGAAAGACTGGAACACCAACATTTCGTGCCGCTGCGGCGCCGACCCTGAGGGTGTGAAGAAAGCGGTCGATATGCTTCTGACAGCGGAACGGCCGGTCATCATGGTCGGCCAGGGCGTCAAATACGGCGGGGCGGCGGAATTGATGCTCCGGCTGGCTGAGCGGCTCAAAATTCCTGTTGTCTGCTCCTCAAGCGGCATAGGAGCCATCGACACCTCCCATCCGTTATCGCTCGGGCTCATCGCCCGGAACGGCACCTATCCCGCGAATCATGCCGCCCGGCAGGCTGATGTCCTTCTCGCCCTGGGGGTCCGTTTCGATGACCGTACATCGAGCAGTTGGCTGCCGGGATATTCGTTCAA
Encoded here:
- a CDS encoding LLM class flavin-dependent oxidoreductase, with product MGVAFSLHLVPDDIGALAKRAKLAEESGFEQVWVAESHLTCRDHNVALAVAIQNTSTVKIGPGVTNPVLHDDSVAASTIATLDELSGGRVLFGIGSGDTPVYTLGRKMARLATMRTSIHRIRSLVRGEVVEYEEGVNVNIWSKRDIPIYTSAEGPKTLKMSGEIADGVIVGSGVYKETVEWVLRHLNDGIAERQDNLGAMDIIFGAVVSVDRDGHAAREKVRSRVANRAHHNFRMTLDSVPEEYQPEIQNLLDNFDVSNWRHPKHVPLITDYILDRFTITGTPEDCVKRIKEIESFGVKSIMIDPPSQDFDESLELFAKEVMPHCM
- a CDS encoding TAXI family TRAP transporter solute-binding subunit, whose protein sequence is MKKRSRLTCLVATALFVVSGFVGFSVETATAQKRITMKGGQIRGAYNRWTSAYAVYLTKELSGIQVSSESSTGASENVRSVNSGAVELALTFSSETFLGSRGKAHYKKAQKNLRTMTYLFGSVGHLLVPAKSSVKTIYDLKGKTLSMGGPGSGSAKNLTNLVKHLGLWGKFKAVYLGRKSPEAMRNGKIIGYNWHPGLGNAMIRDTATMMKIRFINMDAPARKSGFYKKFPYYGPTVIPAGVYPNVKVDTPTFGTGTVMIANKNVSAGLIYKIMKAMYSDKGRKYILSAAGKVASELSVANGMKLINAPLHPGAVRFWKENGKKIPANVMP
- a CDS encoding alpha/beta hydrolase, whose product is MSDRSRLSHKWISEEFYKVHDVYAFRSTMFVEWGFRPADVKRTTERIKVPGAVVKEWARTAAQEEGFAREAEEAGHRESAAELYYRAALYYGPACGTIHTNSPRKQELYAKMIACYEKFIELFEEAPVERVEIPFESGKSIPGILQTVPGVENAPCVLVVPGMDTIKEYMPSPYHNHFRRRGIATLSIDGPGQGESNVRENWVTLDNFERAGSAAIDYLEGRPEVDASRVGLYGWSMGSYWGPRVAAHDDRLKACVGAMGVYLQKDTIFNLGKPAYRTNYMYMSDIHDEDEFDVMLEQMTLEPIAEKIDCPMLLAMGEFDELCPLEDAEQLFDLLKCPKELWVYENETHTLGSRLPDFYLAVADWLLDALNGKFDNDHTQKRFFNAR
- a CDS encoding thiamine pyrophosphate-binding protein gives rise to the protein MAMTRMNGGQIITDYLIQEGTTDLFGLCGHGNISFIDALYERSDEINTYSVRHESVSGFMADVYYRVAGKPAATFTSCGPGSANMPISLANAFFDSVPFLAITGNVPTDQFNRGAFQEAYRHYQADFPSAVKPFCKRVYQPTRAEQVPLFTRQAWKTMVTGRPGPVVLDVPFDIFKEEADVDMPQAKDWNTNISCRCGADPEGVKKAVDMLLTAERPVIMVGQGVKYGGAAELMLRLAERLKIPVVCSSSGIGAIDTSHPLSLGLIARNGTYPANHAARQADVLLALGVRFDDRTSSSWLPGYSFNIPPTKLIHVDIDPEEIARNYPVALGLMADVKIFLGQVLAEMDARKAANEIPAARETWLRDIDGWSNEWEEWTAPGYQVDTTPIHPQRAAHEIDKVLPDDAIVVSDVGIHHNWLIQYCRPKGPHSLIGSMGFGAMGFGVAGVLGAAIAAPGRPCLSVCGDGAFLMHASVMATAVEYNIPAIWVVWNNYAYASIRGLQRGYLDGRELVTDFKEPNSKEPYNPDFAAMARTAGINGIRVDKAKDLGEAVEEAIKANAPCVIDANIQGDGNPVGAGVWELPGLGHGEPAIGTRTIIDG
- a CDS encoding LLM class flavin-dependent oxidoreductase; this translates as MRVGLHFGPLQDFPPIGKILEMVQKAENLGFDPILFADSVSLSRFHVHDPYTTLALAAQATSTAIIGTCVTNPLTRHLSVTANAAGSIDDISGGRMLLGIGTGDTAVHLIGKKAVRLNTMRESLIVLKNLLSGTPIDFESQVLTSNWNKSDLPIYLAAGGPKTLALGGELADGLITLAGLAPETIEWVRSCVTKGETIAGKSAGCVPVWIDGLLSFGDDREKIRNAIKPRITSFANQNFRVSYHAVPENHLSEVKTFRENYDETDLGPTTKNAKYVTDYMIDRFGIVGTVSDIIERFEALKEINVETFLVAMPFSLDERIAIIEMLGREVLPRVL